One region of Roseimicrobium gellanilyticum genomic DNA includes:
- a CDS encoding TIGR00266 family protein, whose amino-acid sequence MPKFEVVGNVDPFLHVSMKRGESVYAERGAMVTMDGTLELKGEARGGLLRSLARRLTAGESFFQQSVVATNGDGDALFSPNMPGDVMVLDCGAKQYRLNDGAFLAAETSIQITTKTQGIGQGLFGGTGGWFIMETTGSGKLAISGFGALFAIDVNEQTGTIVDNSHVVAWESGLQYEITASTTGRGFFSNVVNSMTSGEGLVNRFRGKGQVIIASRNRAGFVDWIASLLKTGN is encoded by the coding sequence ATGCCCAAGTTCGAAGTCGTCGGCAACGTTGATCCATTCCTCCATGTCTCCATGAAACGGGGCGAGAGCGTGTATGCAGAACGCGGCGCCATGGTAACCATGGATGGAACTCTCGAACTCAAGGGTGAGGCACGCGGAGGCCTGCTGCGCTCCCTGGCACGCCGCCTGACCGCGGGTGAATCCTTTTTCCAGCAGAGCGTGGTTGCCACAAATGGAGACGGAGATGCGCTGTTCTCTCCGAACATGCCGGGAGATGTCATGGTGCTCGATTGCGGCGCCAAGCAATACCGTCTCAATGACGGGGCCTTCCTCGCAGCCGAGACCTCGATTCAAATCACCACGAAGACCCAGGGCATCGGCCAGGGGCTCTTCGGCGGCACCGGCGGCTGGTTCATCATGGAAACCACCGGTTCAGGAAAGCTGGCCATCTCGGGATTCGGTGCGCTGTTCGCGATCGATGTGAACGAGCAGACCGGCACGATTGTGGACAACAGCCACGTGGTGGCCTGGGAATCGGGACTTCAGTACGAGATCACCGCCTCCACCACCGGACGCGGGTTCTTCAGCAATGTGGTGAACTCCATGACCAGCGGCGAAGGCCTGGTGAACCGCTTCCGTGGCAAGGGTCAGGTCATCATCGCCTCACGAAACCGTGCTGGCTTTGTGGATTGGATAGCCAGCCTCCTCAAGACCGGGAATTGA
- a CDS encoding PP2C family serine/threonine-protein phosphatase, giving the protein MAGLNTLSQRNDQRLPLYTFLIQRHEILVGNPVRTLHSIVECLKQIHDLGRAHGAVCAQRMLVSSEGMLDAEFFAARDGQREPLKPQEAYSYYPDGTGATLEEQQHSDVQALASVLHLIVLGHEPAPVLRNANIRQWGQPIEAPWPPLFLQYAELLFTHGPRAVEAPLEALMQSLETVVHSNNGESMATDAASSPESQEPPGESSSEVPVSEVPAETQVESTATESVDQPQPAEDGSAAAPESTPPPTVAAAMTPPPMPIRLPNATVGRAYSASLLTALEIHKLSFDVVTVADDPPKGLSCESSVLSGVPAESGEFSFSMTCASAEPESGKPSALNKTFLLTINPDPSSLWKNTPSNTSAPFWKPDVDAAALPDAPLLVTAASRRGRSHAHVGSCRDDDFSMAWLPETGWYALTVADGAGSAKYSREGSRIACVHVLQYFSKLLGEVSTDPLTPLVEAYAADPSATSEARSKLRTEVYNHFGRVAWDARRLIEEKANTANAVSRDFHTTIIIVLARPLASGGWFVASFSIGDGAAALVRTADDDIECLLTKPDGGEFAGQTVFLTVKEALASGEAIMNRIKFAIVPSFEALLLVTDGVSDPRFASEAALGDADAWRKLWAEVQPLVAGASTRAESAERLLDWLNFPSPGHHDDRTIIVLTETQPSASL; this is encoded by the coding sequence ATGGCGGGTCTCAACACTCTCTCCCAAAGGAATGATCAGCGGCTGCCTTTATACACATTCCTGATCCAGCGGCATGAGATCCTCGTGGGAAATCCCGTGAGGACGCTGCATTCCATCGTGGAATGCCTGAAGCAGATTCACGACTTGGGCCGGGCTCATGGCGCGGTGTGTGCCCAGCGCATGCTGGTTTCATCCGAAGGGATGCTCGATGCGGAGTTCTTCGCCGCGAGAGATGGACAGCGGGAACCTCTCAAGCCTCAGGAAGCCTACTCGTATTATCCCGATGGGACAGGCGCGACGCTTGAAGAGCAACAGCACAGCGATGTCCAGGCTCTGGCAAGTGTGCTGCACTTGATTGTGCTTGGTCACGAACCTGCACCGGTCCTGCGCAACGCCAACATTCGTCAATGGGGACAGCCCATCGAGGCGCCGTGGCCGCCTTTGTTCTTGCAGTACGCTGAGCTCCTGTTTACGCATGGTCCGCGGGCCGTCGAGGCGCCCTTGGAGGCCCTGATGCAGTCCTTGGAGACAGTCGTCCATTCCAACAACGGAGAATCCATGGCAACCGACGCAGCATCCTCTCCGGAGAGCCAAGAACCTCCGGGGGAGTCTTCCAGCGAAGTTCCGGTGTCCGAAGTCCCCGCGGAAACCCAGGTGGAAAGCACAGCCACGGAGTCCGTGGATCAACCACAGCCCGCTGAGGACGGTTCTGCCGCGGCACCCGAATCCACCCCTCCCCCAACCGTCGCCGCAGCCATGACGCCTCCTCCAATGCCCATCCGGCTGCCCAACGCCACCGTGGGACGTGCGTATTCGGCATCCCTGCTGACGGCGCTGGAGATCCACAAGCTTTCCTTCGATGTAGTGACCGTGGCAGACGACCCGCCGAAGGGATTGTCCTGTGAATCGTCGGTGCTGTCAGGCGTGCCCGCTGAGTCAGGTGAGTTTTCATTTTCGATGACGTGCGCCTCGGCCGAGCCGGAGTCCGGCAAGCCATCGGCACTGAACAAGACCTTCCTGCTGACCATCAATCCGGATCCGTCCTCGCTTTGGAAAAACACACCCTCCAACACTTCGGCTCCGTTCTGGAAACCGGATGTCGATGCGGCGGCGCTTCCTGATGCCCCGCTGCTGGTGACCGCCGCCAGCCGGCGCGGTCGCTCCCACGCGCACGTGGGTAGCTGCCGTGATGATGACTTTTCCATGGCGTGGCTGCCCGAGACCGGATGGTATGCCCTGACGGTGGCGGACGGCGCGGGCAGTGCCAAGTACTCCCGCGAAGGCTCCAGGATTGCCTGTGTGCATGTGCTCCAGTATTTCTCGAAGCTGCTGGGCGAAGTTTCCACGGATCCTCTTACCCCCCTCGTCGAAGCCTACGCGGCGGATCCATCTGCAACGTCTGAAGCACGCTCAAAGCTGCGAACGGAAGTCTACAACCATTTTGGCCGCGTGGCATGGGACGCCCGCCGCTTGATTGAGGAGAAGGCAAACACGGCAAACGCCGTCTCCAGGGACTTCCACACCACCATCATCATCGTCCTTGCCCGGCCACTGGCCTCGGGCGGATGGTTCGTTGCCTCCTTCTCCATCGGCGACGGTGCTGCTGCGCTGGTGAGAACGGCTGATGACGACATCGAGTGTCTGTTGACCAAACCAGACGGCGGAGAATTCGCCGGACAGACTGTGTTCCTTACCGTCAAGGAAGCGCTGGCATCCGGTGAGGCCATCATGAACCGGATCAAGTTCGCGATCGTGCCCAGTTTCGAGGCACTGCTGCTGGTCACCGATGGTGTTTCGGATCCGCGTTTTGCCAGTGAGGCCGCGCTGGGTGACGCAGATGCCTGGAGGAAACTCTGGGCCGAGGTGCAGCCCCTCGTAGCCGGAGCCTCCACACGTGCGGAGTCCGCCGAGCGGCTGCTTGATTGGCTGAACTTCCCCTCTCCCGGTCACCATGACGACCGGACGATCATCGTCCTTACGGAAACCCAACCCTCCGCATCCCTATGA
- a CDS encoding VWA domain-containing protein, whose amino-acid sequence MRRLPVYVLLDCSESMIGAGLAGMRVGINSMLKALRQNPHALETAWISFITFDSRAELKSPLQSIDEAQPPRLLVRPGTSLGSALMLLAERILKEVQRNQSGGAKGDFRPIVILITDGQPTDDWRSALRDLNSTVKIANFYAIGCGDDIDFAGLREMTDVVLNLHQTDEHGWAKLFVWISDTVSTASRGVSDGDEREVMLSKLPDVIEKVDDSNMPYSSDDGRARQLFLSALCGKTKQPYLMRYRWEPDYGVYVPAASHIMDAETCDFSTRAGAGLPQVNSREVDGCPPCAYCGNMSAGSCGNCGTVFCGSSRQPDGTSVCPGCGGILRSGGGGRDFKIKASEG is encoded by the coding sequence ATGCGCCGTCTTCCTGTTTACGTACTTCTGGACTGCTCAGAATCCATGATCGGCGCCGGCCTCGCCGGCATGAGGGTAGGCATCAACAGCATGTTGAAGGCCCTGCGGCAGAATCCCCACGCGCTGGAGACAGCTTGGATTTCCTTCATCACATTCGACAGCCGTGCCGAGTTGAAGTCGCCGCTGCAAAGCATTGATGAGGCGCAACCACCACGCCTGCTCGTGCGCCCCGGGACCTCACTGGGCAGCGCGCTGATGCTCCTGGCAGAGCGCATCCTCAAGGAAGTGCAACGCAACCAGTCCGGCGGAGCGAAAGGTGACTTCCGCCCCATCGTCATCCTCATCACCGACGGCCAGCCGACGGACGACTGGCGCTCCGCGCTCCGCGATCTGAACAGCACGGTGAAGATCGCCAACTTCTACGCCATCGGCTGCGGTGATGACATTGACTTCGCCGGCCTTCGCGAGATGACCGATGTGGTGCTGAATCTCCACCAGACGGATGAGCACGGCTGGGCCAAGCTCTTTGTCTGGATCAGCGACACGGTCTCCACCGCAAGCCGGGGGGTATCCGACGGGGATGAGCGTGAGGTCATGCTGTCCAAGCTTCCTGACGTCATCGAGAAGGTCGATGACTCGAACATGCCCTACTCCAGCGATGACGGTCGCGCCCGGCAGTTGTTCCTTTCAGCGCTTTGTGGAAAAACAAAACAGCCCTACCTCATGCGCTACCGCTGGGAGCCGGACTACGGTGTGTATGTCCCCGCAGCATCGCACATCATGGACGCGGAGACGTGCGACTTCAGCACCCGTGCCGGCGCAGGCCTGCCCCAGGTGAACTCCCGCGAAGTGGATGGCTGCCCGCCCTGTGCTTATTGTGGCAACATGTCTGCCGGTTCCTGTGGAAACTGCGGTACTGTCTTCTGTGGCTCCAGCCGTCAGCCGGACGGAACCAGCGTCTGCCCGGGATGCGGCGGCATCCTGCGCTCAGGCGGCGGTGGACGTGACTTCAAGATCAAGGCCAGCGAAGGCTGA
- a CDS encoding ATP-grasp domain-containing protein yields the protein MAKHRVWFSRASSSLHPALLTLKQRPLGGDLEIYSSHSQWDSPALCASDVALLEPAELKGNAYVQWCLDFCREHRIDVFVPGGARSQIADRREEFASVGTRILVAADGPTLKHLEDKSGFLAGVPPEIAPIARYVTVNTAAEFADAVTTLQATCEKVCFKPSQSIFGLGFYVLKEGLQPVNRLLDGYANVISFEEAHRILATQEKFRDVLVMEYLPGNEYSVDCVGRRGELVCAIVRAKLRGDDSVGSSQLVQGNPEVEQMARAITHRYGLDGLYNMQFREGADGGRPKLLEVNGRMSGGMALACLTGIHLLELAIQVTLAGPDAPLPEVRKVGSPVRAQQAFSAFPAVHVVSQGSSTSR from the coding sequence ATGGCAAAACATCGCGTTTGGTTCAGCCGGGCCAGTTCCAGTCTTCATCCCGCACTTCTGACTCTCAAGCAGAGACCACTGGGTGGTGATCTGGAGATTTACTCCAGCCATTCCCAGTGGGATTCCCCAGCACTCTGTGCCAGTGATGTGGCCCTGCTGGAGCCGGCTGAGCTCAAGGGGAACGCGTATGTCCAGTGGTGCCTCGACTTCTGTCGTGAGCACCGCATTGATGTCTTTGTCCCCGGCGGAGCCCGGTCGCAAATCGCTGACCGACGGGAGGAGTTCGCGTCAGTAGGCACCCGTATCCTCGTGGCTGCGGATGGGCCGACCTTGAAGCATCTGGAGGACAAGTCCGGCTTCCTCGCCGGAGTGCCGCCGGAAATTGCTCCCATCGCCCGCTATGTGACGGTCAATACCGCGGCAGAGTTTGCGGATGCTGTCACCACGCTCCAGGCCACCTGCGAGAAGGTGTGCTTCAAGCCCAGCCAGTCCATCTTCGGGCTGGGATTCTATGTGCTCAAGGAAGGCCTGCAGCCGGTGAACCGCCTGCTCGATGGGTATGCCAATGTCATCTCGTTCGAGGAGGCACACCGCATCCTGGCCACCCAGGAGAAGTTTCGCGATGTGCTGGTCATGGAGTACCTGCCCGGCAACGAATACAGCGTGGACTGCGTAGGGCGCCGGGGAGAGCTGGTGTGCGCCATCGTGCGTGCCAAGCTGAGAGGCGACGACTCCGTAGGCAGTTCCCAGCTCGTCCAGGGGAATCCTGAAGTGGAGCAGATGGCCCGCGCCATTACCCACCGCTACGGACTGGATGGACTGTATAACATGCAGTTTCGTGAGGGTGCAGATGGAGGACGCCCCAAGCTTCTGGAGGTGAATGGGCGGATGTCCGGCGGCATGGCCCTGGCCTGTCTCACAGGCATCCATCTGCTGGAGCTGGCCATCCAGGTGACCCTGGCCGGTCCGGATGCACCTTTGCCGGAGGTCCGCAAGGTCGGATCTCCAGTTCGTGCCCAACAGGCATTCAGTGCTTTCCCCGCGGTTCATGTTGTGTCACAGGGTAGCTCGACCTCTAGATGA
- a CDS encoding TerD family protein → MPISLQKGQKISLEKEAGGTLTKIVMGLGWDAKKKKSFFGLGSKDQEIDLDASCALFDDQNRPMDIVYFGQLTSRDGSINHTGDNRTGAGDGDDEQIIVDLSRVSAGVKSLIFVVSSFTGQSFAEIENAFCRVINGSNNQELAKYDLSCNGSHTAMVMAKVYRHNNEWKMHAIGENAAGRTFQDLLPAMVRAL, encoded by the coding sequence ATGCCCATCAGCCTGCAAAAAGGACAGAAGATCTCGCTGGAGAAGGAAGCGGGAGGAACGCTCACCAAGATCGTCATGGGTCTGGGCTGGGACGCCAAGAAGAAGAAGTCGTTCTTCGGCCTCGGCTCCAAGGACCAGGAAATCGACCTGGATGCCAGTTGCGCACTGTTCGATGATCAGAACAGGCCGATGGACATCGTGTACTTTGGGCAGCTTACCAGCCGTGACGGCTCCATCAATCACACGGGCGACAACCGCACGGGCGCCGGTGATGGAGATGACGAGCAGATCATCGTGGACCTCTCCCGCGTCTCCGCCGGGGTGAAGTCGTTGATCTTTGTGGTGAGCAGCTTCACCGGCCAGAGCTTTGCAGAAATTGAGAATGCGTTCTGCCGCGTGATCAATGGATCGAACAACCAGGAACTGGCGAAGTACGACCTGAGCTGCAATGGCTCACACACCGCCATGGTCATGGCCAAGGTGTACCGCCACAACAACGAGTGGAAGATGCACGCCATCGGTGAGAATGCCGCTGGACGCACCTTCCAGGATCTGCTGCCAGCGATGGTGCGCGCACTCTAA
- a CDS encoding helix-hairpin-helix domain-containing protein — translation MSIVRLKATDGTSFEFDDANQAGSGGMKDVYFSKDKKQVIGWYRKKPDANSMERLRNIVGRYRENIFNQEGGAYWESLFCWPTHIVEDAGHVGVVMPTYRQHFFFEHGSKNGDFLSIKGKEKEGKWFASANHQQKHLDPRERGNWLSYFTTCIKIARSVGRLHMAGLAHSDLSYKNVLVDPAGGNACIIDIDTLVVPGRYPPDVVGTPDFIAPEVVSSLSLPVGDPKKMLPRIETDRHALAVLVYMYLLYRHPLRGRKVHHSDPQKDEELGMGKQALFIEHPSDDTNRSDPTSVKPGFLPFADTAKIPYAICGPYLRDIFDRAFITGLHAPDQRPTAHDIETALVKTVDLIQPCANPSCDQKWYVFDNSTKPKCPFCGTPFVGPLPVLNLYSSRGGGKFLPDNHRLMVYSNQYLYPWHVSRLIFPSAKLTDAQRKPVGYFVFHGGKWLLVNQSLPALKDADTGELIEPGKRIELKNDQKLLLSPEDGGRLVHVQMANV, via the coding sequence ATGAGCATTGTCAGGCTGAAAGCCACGGATGGAACCTCGTTCGAGTTTGACGACGCCAACCAGGCCGGATCAGGCGGGATGAAGGATGTCTACTTCTCGAAAGACAAGAAGCAGGTCATCGGGTGGTACCGGAAGAAACCGGACGCCAACTCCATGGAGCGCCTGCGCAACATCGTGGGAAGGTACCGTGAGAACATTTTCAATCAAGAGGGCGGAGCCTATTGGGAGTCGCTCTTCTGCTGGCCCACGCATATTGTGGAAGACGCGGGGCATGTGGGTGTCGTCATGCCCACCTACCGGCAGCATTTCTTCTTTGAGCACGGATCAAAGAATGGCGATTTCCTGAGCATCAAGGGCAAGGAAAAGGAGGGCAAGTGGTTCGCCTCCGCCAATCACCAGCAGAAGCACCTGGATCCCCGCGAACGCGGCAACTGGCTGAGCTACTTCACCACGTGCATCAAGATCGCACGCTCCGTGGGCCGCCTGCACATGGCGGGTCTCGCGCATTCCGACCTCTCCTACAAGAACGTGCTGGTGGATCCCGCTGGAGGAAATGCCTGCATCATCGACATCGACACCCTCGTGGTGCCTGGTAGGTACCCGCCAGATGTGGTGGGCACGCCGGACTTCATTGCCCCTGAAGTGGTGTCCAGTCTGAGCCTCCCGGTGGGCGATCCCAAGAAGATGCTCCCCCGCATCGAAACCGATCGTCATGCGCTGGCGGTACTCGTGTACATGTACTTGCTCTACCGCCACCCGCTTCGCGGACGGAAGGTGCATCACAGTGATCCTCAGAAGGATGAAGAACTCGGCATGGGGAAACAGGCGCTGTTCATCGAGCATCCGTCTGATGACACCAACCGCAGTGATCCCACCTCAGTGAAGCCAGGCTTCCTGCCCTTTGCCGATACGGCGAAGATTCCCTACGCCATCTGTGGCCCGTATCTGCGGGATATCTTTGATCGCGCTTTCATCACGGGACTGCATGCACCGGATCAGCGGCCCACGGCGCACGACATTGAAACGGCGCTGGTGAAGACAGTCGACCTGATCCAGCCCTGCGCCAATCCGAGCTGCGACCAGAAGTGGTACGTCTTTGACAACAGCACCAAACCCAAGTGCCCCTTCTGTGGCACGCCGTTCGTCGGGCCTCTGCCTGTGCTGAACCTGTACTCGTCGCGTGGTGGTGGGAAGTTCCTGCCGGACAACCACCGGCTGATGGTCTACTCCAACCAGTACCTCTATCCCTGGCACGTTTCGCGCCTCATTTTCCCAAGCGCGAAGCTTACGGATGCGCAGCGCAAGCCGGTCGGCTACTTCGTTTTCCACGGCGGAAAATGGCTGCTGGTGAACCAGTCCCTGCCCGCCCTCAAGGATGCGGATACGGGTGAACTCATCGAGCCTGGCAAACGCATCGAACTGAAGAATGACCAGAAGCTCCTGCTGAGTCCCGAGGACGGCGGCCGACTGGTCCACGTGCAGATGGCCAACGTCTGA
- a CDS encoding TerD family protein: MAISLSKGGNVSLSKTAPGLTNILIGLGWDARATDGAGFDLDASAFLLKPDGKVRGDGDFIFFNQKTSADGSVNHMGDNTTGAGEGDDEVIKVNLAGVPADVDKIAVSVTIHDAEARKQNFGMVSQAFVRVVNEADGTEIVRYDLSEDFSIETALVFGEVYRNSGEWKFRAVGQGFQGGLAAMAKNYGVNI; encoded by the coding sequence ATGGCTATCTCACTATCCAAAGGCGGAAATGTTTCCCTTTCCAAGACTGCTCCCGGACTGACGAACATCCTCATCGGCCTTGGTTGGGATGCTCGCGCCACTGACGGTGCTGGCTTCGACCTTGATGCGAGCGCGTTCCTGCTCAAGCCCGATGGCAAGGTGCGCGGCGACGGCGACTTCATCTTCTTCAACCAGAAGACCTCGGCTGACGGCTCCGTGAACCACATGGGTGACAACACGACGGGCGCCGGTGAAGGCGATGACGAAGTGATCAAGGTGAACCTCGCCGGCGTCCCCGCGGACGTGGACAAGATCGCCGTGAGCGTGACCATCCATGATGCGGAAGCCCGCAAGCAGAACTTCGGCATGGTATCCCAGGCCTTCGTACGCGTGGTGAACGAAGCGGATGGCACGGAGATCGTGCGCTACGATCTGAGCGAAGACTTCAGCATTGAGACCGCTCTCGTCTTCGGCGAAGTCTATCGCAACTCCGGCGAGTGGAAGTTCCGCGCCGTGGGCCAGGGCTTCCAGGGTGGCCTTGCCGCCATGGCCAAGAACTACGGTGTGAACATCTAG
- a CDS encoding HpcH/HpaI aldolase/citrate lyase family protein yields the protein MMTPSASFHLAPVLYVPASRPDLQAILSGRKKLGVCSLAVCLEDAVRIDDRARAASRLCEILHQASSLPHTIFVRPADSEMLERLLDAAQLDHIAAFVLPKATTRNIARWMELTCGRFPILPILESNEALDHGGRRELAAVCAEYSQFIPRVRIGANDLFARLGGLRRPQGCTVYETPLGRVIDELLEVFVPRDIPLSGPVFDRLDDLKTLEREVELDIHRGLFCKTALNPAQVATIWSGYKPGELEIEEANHILHPDSPAVFGMNGSMHEPACHGEWARRLLTRQSMHRAAELALERRAQANGNGSGHSIPGLEEAGYPIHKASTVS from the coding sequence ATGATGACTCCCTCCGCTTCCTTTCATCTGGCTCCTGTGCTCTACGTGCCGGCCTCCCGGCCGGACCTGCAGGCCATCCTGTCCGGGCGGAAAAAGCTCGGAGTCTGCTCGCTCGCCGTGTGCCTGGAAGATGCGGTGAGGATTGATGACCGCGCCCGCGCCGCGTCACGTCTGTGCGAGATCCTGCATCAGGCGAGCTCCTTGCCCCATACTATTTTCGTGAGGCCCGCCGACTCTGAGATGCTCGAGCGACTGCTGGATGCAGCGCAACTCGATCACATCGCCGCCTTCGTGCTGCCCAAGGCCACGACGCGCAACATTGCGCGATGGATGGAGCTGACCTGCGGGAGATTCCCGATTCTGCCTATCCTGGAAAGCAACGAAGCACTGGATCACGGTGGCCGCAGGGAACTTGCCGCCGTCTGCGCGGAGTACAGCCAGTTCATTCCGCGGGTGCGCATCGGGGCAAATGACCTCTTCGCACGGTTGGGTGGCCTGCGACGGCCTCAGGGCTGCACCGTGTATGAGACTCCGCTTGGCAGAGTCATTGATGAACTCCTTGAAGTATTTGTACCACGGGATATTCCGCTGAGCGGGCCCGTGTTTGACCGGTTGGATGACCTCAAGACGCTTGAGCGCGAGGTGGAGCTGGACATCCATCGCGGGCTCTTCTGCAAGACCGCGTTGAACCCGGCCCAGGTGGCGACCATCTGGTCAGGATACAAGCCCGGAGAGCTGGAGATTGAAGAGGCGAACCACATCCTGCACCCGGATTCTCCGGCTGTGTTCGGCATGAATGGCTCCATGCACGAGCCTGCGTGCCACGGGGAGTGGGCGCGGCGCCTTCTCACACGCCAGTCCATGCACCGCGCTGCGGAGCTGGCACTGGAGCGGCGTGCGCAAGCCAACGGCAACGGCAGCGGGCACTCAATTCCCGGTCTTGAGGAGGCTGGCTATCCAATCCACAAAGCCAGCACGGTTTCGTGA
- a CDS encoding cysteine protease StiP domain-containing protein — MSAAPTAVLNQAFHGSYLPEETTFLLRGLQMTATPLQERERLIQSGSRHYSELIGPEDAPTRERLRLFRECLENNGRQLAQDTMDLASALAESAHEGEVTITSIARAGTPIGALLWHLLKKSRPDLRVYHYSISVIRDRGADFAALRWIQERHAAESIRFVDGWTGKGTIATELRESLSTKPDLAVIDPGLWTPLDVCGAARYSPNARDYLIPSTLLGGTISGLVSRSVLPRGEEDTGVWHGSVELSHLRRYDLTRWFLRTMLTLCENYSAAFPAPPNASGGKVRYELAHAFLDTLEAEHGVASRNQIKLGIGETVRVLLRRLPKIVLLSPDAHEQDAELIRRLAALRNVPVQAQIMPFAAVALIANVALP; from the coding sequence ATGTCCGCAGCTCCCACAGCCGTCCTCAATCAGGCATTCCACGGAAGTTACCTTCCGGAGGAGACCACCTTCCTGCTGCGCGGGCTGCAGATGACCGCTACACCCTTGCAGGAGCGCGAGAGGCTTATCCAAAGCGGATCCCGCCACTATAGCGAACTCATCGGCCCGGAGGATGCCCCTACGCGGGAACGCCTGAGGCTTTTCCGCGAATGCCTGGAGAACAACGGGAGGCAGCTTGCCCAGGACACCATGGATCTCGCGAGCGCTCTCGCGGAGAGTGCGCACGAGGGGGAGGTGACCATCACCTCCATTGCTCGCGCGGGCACGCCGATTGGCGCCTTGCTCTGGCACTTGCTGAAAAAGTCACGTCCGGACCTTCGGGTCTACCACTACTCTATTTCGGTGATCCGGGATCGTGGTGCGGACTTCGCTGCATTGCGTTGGATCCAGGAGCGGCATGCGGCGGAAAGCATCCGCTTTGTGGATGGCTGGACTGGCAAGGGGACCATCGCCACGGAATTGCGCGAGTCACTGTCGACAAAACCCGACCTTGCGGTCATTGACCCCGGGCTGTGGACACCTCTGGATGTCTGCGGCGCGGCCAGGTACTCGCCGAACGCGCGCGACTACCTCATCCCTTCGACCCTGCTGGGTGGGACCATTTCCGGCCTCGTATCCCGTTCAGTGCTGCCCCGTGGCGAAGAGGACACCGGGGTGTGGCACGGCTCCGTGGAACTGTCCCACCTGCGGCGCTATGACCTCACGCGCTGGTTCCTCCGGACGATGCTTACCCTTTGCGAGAACTACAGCGCCGCCTTCCCAGCGCCGCCCAATGCCTCCGGTGGGAAAGTGCGCTACGAACTGGCCCACGCGTTTCTGGACACCCTTGAGGCTGAGCATGGTGTCGCCAGTCGCAATCAGATCAAACTCGGCATCGGAGAGACCGTGCGAGTGTTGCTGCGCCGGCTGCCGAAGATTGTCCTTTTGTCTCCAGACGCTCACGAGCAGGATGCCGAACTCATCCGCCGGCTGGCGGCTTTGCGCAATGTTCCCGTTCAGGCACAGATCATGCCATTTGCGGCTGTCGCACTCATCGCGAATGTTGCCCTCCCTTAG
- a CDS encoding phosphoribosyltransferase domain-containing protein — protein sequence MSITRPFQPHLIQTAPGRYEARLSGGVLTMEMHREEVPLPELCDFALRRNARRRFLFVSRVLGRHMPTRPGHLRDAAARLARKIAAGNGRGPVLFFGMSETATTLAQAVYAAWHELGCAGLYIESTRRRTGGSIAFEFVESHSHASAHLVHLPSPEDDPEGVFQKASRVVVVDDEATTGRTAAGLAAAYAAWRGIPVEAMRVELAVLARWNPPQGAAPLGEVTIHTLLDGAFEFRETGVFPEAPAQVAHADVQSNARCGARHGLSRPQEMPWSVKANPGERILVLGTGEFGYQPQLLASALEGQGATAWVQATTRSPVLTGGAIGHSRTFPSLTGEGHPEFLYNVPDDHPYDRVLLCCEDTLLPSDHPLRQVPRIEILPLPDSLPS from the coding sequence ATGAGCATTACCCGCCCGTTCCAGCCCCACCTTATCCAGACAGCCCCGGGCAGATATGAAGCCCGCCTGTCCGGAGGTGTGCTCACGATGGAGATGCATCGCGAGGAAGTGCCGCTGCCGGAGCTGTGCGATTTTGCGCTGCGGCGGAATGCACGGCGGCGATTCCTCTTTGTCAGCCGGGTGCTCGGAAGGCACATGCCCACCCGGCCTGGCCATTTGCGGGATGCCGCGGCACGATTGGCGCGGAAGATCGCTGCAGGGAATGGTCGCGGCCCTGTGTTGTTCTTTGGCATGTCCGAGACGGCCACCACACTCGCCCAGGCGGTGTATGCGGCGTGGCATGAGCTTGGCTGCGCAGGTCTGTACATCGAGAGCACGCGCCGCAGGACGGGGGGCTCAATCGCGTTCGAGTTTGTGGAGAGCCATTCACACGCTTCCGCGCATCTCGTCCACCTGCCGTCACCCGAGGATGATCCTGAAGGTGTTTTTCAGAAGGCCAGCCGCGTGGTGGTCGTGGATGACGAAGCCACCACAGGACGCACCGCAGCAGGACTGGCAGCGGCCTACGCCGCCTGGCGTGGCATCCCTGTCGAGGCCATGCGGGTGGAGCTTGCCGTCCTGGCGCGGTGGAATCCTCCCCAAGGCGCGGCACCTCTTGGCGAGGTGACCATTCACACCCTGCTGGATGGCGCATTTGAGTTTCGCGAGACGGGTGTCTTCCCCGAGGCGCCTGCCCAGGTGGCCCATGCCGATGTGCAGAGCAATGCACGGTGTGGCGCACGGCATGGCCTGTCCCGTCCCCAGGAGATGCCTTGGTCGGTGAAGGCCAATCCCGGTGAGCGCATTCTCGTGTTGGGCACGGGCGAGTTCGGTTATCAGCCCCAGCTCCTCGCCTCTGCTTTGGAAGGGCAGGGAGCCACGGCATGGGTGCAGGCCACGACACGCTCGCCGGTGCTGACTGGGGGAGCCATCGGCCACAGCCGTACCTTTCCCTCCCTCACGGGCGAGGGCCATCCCGAGTTCCTCTACAATGTCCCCGACGACCATCCGTACGATCGGGTTCTCCTCTGCTGTGAAGACACCCTGCTGCCATCGGACCATCCGCTGCGACAGGTGCCGCGAATCGAAATCCTGCCACTCCCAGACTCTCTGCCCTCATGA